CGGCCAATATTCATTAATGGCGTTCACAAAGACTATCGATCCTGGTTCGCATGCGCATTCATTTTTATCTCTATACtacgattttatttaatataaactactcactttttttttatttgttttatcctACTGGATTGTGgatctttaataatttattttattttgtttttaaattatttaaaaagtcgTTGCATCAACttgctatcaaattttttttttaataaaactatttaattatttagttgaTTTGAAAACtctttaattgatatttacgCTAATGGACAACAGCGATTGGTTGACAAAATTTTAACCGGCAAATCAGAGTTCCCAAGTTATTTCATTGGACAAAATATTACTTTCTTATACTTTCCTTAAGGCAGTGTCATCATCATCGGTTATCTTTCTAACCTCATTTCattatatgtttatttttaaatatttttttttttttttaaataggaagaaaaaatttacaatgtaactgacatatttttttgaatttataaattcttgaTAAGAAAAGTACGAATGTTGACTGAGGTTTCAAGTacgtgaaatatttttaaggaCTCTGTCGATGGGGTAGGTATTTAATGTCATGATGTCATATTATGGatcttaaatattatatattatttataaatcattgttgatatatatctatgcaacaatttgatttaaatgatCTAGGTACGATCTTACTACtcagatgataaattttattttattgataggAATCATCGCATCAACAGGTTGACCTGGACAATTTAAGGAcaggatataaatttaaaaaatggctaaTCCAGGAGGTTTTCTtgcacattttataaaacttattaCTACAATAATATGTTTAAGATATATTGATGATACAAATTCTATTATAATTACCCGAGCCTTCCAAATATTTATCATCCATTCAATTTTAGGGATGTTTAGATTTGgtatctttaattttatttatttatacttattaatatattttgaaccCTAATATCTTGAACATGGGTCGTTTGTGtccatgaattttaaatattttactgtctcttattaagaaaaattatttaatccaTGCTGGCAGcgttaccctgattaaaaatattcattgaaaaggattgaaaattatttcaattcttttcaatcccacggagattttgaaaagtatttaatggaattgaaatttcgatcatttaaatactttctaattcttaaaatggaattcaaaggtattgataataattcaatctttgatcatttcaataccttccaatatggaattattttggtattgagaaggattcagaaagattcaaaaatgtcaattcattttaattcttttcaatcctacaCTCGATCCGAAATATCgaactattttggtattgagaaggattcagaaagattcaaaaatttcaattaatatgaattcttttcaatcccataCGTGACTCTAAAATTCGAAACTTTTTTGGTATTGACAAgtattcagaaagattaaaaatatcaattcatttggATCTTTTCCAATTCCTCGGAAGTTTGgaaattcttatattattttgggattgaaaagtattaattttatgtccaaataaaaacttttgggtatagaaagtattcaaaaggaTTAAATTCTCATCTTTTTTAATGAATCTTTTTAATCAAGGTACAATTCTACTCACAATATCTCTACTCAAGGAAAGTGGCGACAACTCTACTCACTCACAACTTTACTCAGCCTCAACTTtactcacagttttttttacttaggtTTAACTAGGCTcagctacaactctactcacgTATTTTAGcctattgataaaatatcaattcttTGTGAGTAGATGAAGCTGAGTAAAGATATAACTGAGTTGAGTTaaacctgagtaaaaaaaactgtgagtagagttgaggcTGAGTAAAGTTGTGCAGCGAACACTAATGACTCGTGTTCAAGGTTTACgcacagttgaaaaatttgtctCAAATTTAGCACAAATCACAGGTCCACTCAATTTTtagtgttaatttaacacataCTTGTGTCAAACAATAGTACAGATTTAAAACTTCTTAAGATCAGATAACACATTcaactttagttaaatttactcttgatggtgtcaaattgacactaaatatttaaccatttaatttttatatacaagaacacaaaattttaaactgtgcGGGTGTTGGAAACAGCAACATGGGATGaggattaattaataactgattgatatttaattatttatcattataggTAGTACAGCAAGTCTAATTGGCAAGAGAAGtttcagagaattttatgAACGGATATCAAATATAGTTGAGATAATACCTTTTGCCTTTTTTTCAACCGAAATCTCACGACTCAGTGACGTCGATCAATTATTAAGACAGTCATTGCTTCTAGTACTTATTTTATTGCCGATTGTCCATGAGATGGTGCCGAGAAAAGAGCGATCGAAAATGCGAGTGTTGATAAATCACTCGATAAATTTacaacttattattataacattaGCTTGTATACAAAAAGGCTCTTTTGGCGTTATAACATTTGTGTTGTCTTATATATTCAATCGTTATTACGCAGAATCTTTTTGTGACTGGTATGATGTGCCATATGAAGACTTAATTCAGTACAGTCTCTGCTTTGTTGAGATTTTTTCACTGACTACTTTAAaagaattgtaaaaataattatgatgacaaaatatccgtgCCCATATTATTTGGTATGGATAAATATGTGATATAATGTacggataaattattttttttaaaagttttaattcaattttataaaatcaatcaatttttgGTTGATTCTTCTGACAGAATAAATCAggatttgattatttttatgaagttGAATCCAAACTTCTAAAGGGGAAACTGGtctgagatttaaaaaaaagacgatATTTTCgtgatttcttttttaagaGTACCTTCTTcattaaaattctcaaaatttgtgacattattaagcatcattcgaagaatattctgctaaatcttcataaaaaaatattgaaaaatgagccagtggtagtggggagagccgagtcacataaaaaaaaagtctccatgctCGGCAAGATAATTCATGACTGCCtcatctgaaatcaaaaaaccaaaaagatttctttagtacatgAGTTTATtttggatttgaacgaaggaataaacaaaatattcatttttgaatatttggtAAAGGTGCAATCAAAAAACTCTGATTTTTGCCAAAAGTTGTttcttttgtttaattaaaaaactagtagttattaaaaaaaaaaagtccttcgttcaaatctaagataaacttatgtaccaaagaaatctttttggttttttgatttcagatgaggcagtcataagttatcctgcctagcatggagactttttttttaggagactcgtctctccctactaccactggcttattttttaatatttttttatgaaaatttagcagaatattgttggaatgatgcttaataatgtcacaaattttaagaattttaataacgaagGTAAGATAAAAGACCTAGCACCCGATCACTCcaagtatttttatatctatatttggttaaatttagtaaatacatGAGTAATCGGGTACTGAGTCTCTTACCTTACACGGAGAATAAtcttggctcgaaacctaccaatttttattatgctgtcgaccaaacttgaaacaggaattgaagcatcaaaaaaattattatgctcatacgaaaaattattatactcatacgaaaaattattatgctgtatcacAATACTTATTACGCGCGAAAAACTTAGTGATAagctttaataaaaattactttcataaattataataattgtgatgcggcataataattttttataagagcataataactttttggatgctttacttcctgtttcaagtttggtcggcagcataataaaaattgctagGTTTCAAGCCAACATTTTCCTTCGTGTActctgaaaacaaaaaaattataaaaatatcctctttttttttgtatcttagACCAGCATCTTCCCCCCTAAAATAAAGGAAttgcggatattttgtcgtggaTATTTTGTGATGTAATCAAATGATCAACCAAAATAACTTTATCTTCCTCTTTTCTATCTTTATGTAtctatactttattttttttaaacattgtacctttttaaatgtaattacttCTTACATTACTTATTgactatttattaaaaatactataatatttacagttacaatttttaagtattcaaattatttaatttttcccgccaattatagttgaaaaaataaatgcgcgcgaataatatttaaaaatcagcCTTAAGGCTTTTTCATAAACGACTGAAACTCAGACCATTAAATATAAGTATAGAGTTTGtcttgagaaaattttatcaggcGTCTGACAGGTACGATTAACTTTTTTGTTTgttacaaataaattcattatttcattttattaaattaacaaaataataaataatcatatacCATTAgttaaatagtttttaaaaaattaattatttaactagtAATTAGTTTGTAATTTTACTTTCTTAATATTGCATTAGCGACATAATCTTGTGGCTCGTGAGTTATCATTTTGGACTTTTGAGAGTCGGTTGTTAAGGGAGCAATTGGCCAATCCGCAAAAACCGTTAActttagttaatttttcttctcaTCATCTTCGTCTACACActaatattatatacatactcatatatacatatactctGTGTATATATCGTGAGTCTACGGGTTTAAACGAATTACGAACCAAGCACCAGCACCAGCGATTCCGTTCCGTACCGGGTACATTTGTCATCTACGTGCGCGGTGAACCACTCCCGATATAATAATTTCTTTGTGGCATTGGTAAGTAATAAACGggacaataattaaatttttcatcaactaAACAATATCTACATCTCCATAATTGATATATCGCTccccaatatatatatgcccTCTGCTGGTCCTTGATCGCgtggtttaatttttatttcattgtttttttagtttcttttgaattttttcgtaaaatccCTCGCCACTGAACATCCATCCAACATAACTTGGCTACATTGTGGTTAGAGTATACCCTAAGCCTCCTTTTCGTTGCCGGACACGCGGTTtgtctttttatttactcatttattCATGCtcgtgtatatatttattattatcttgaATTACTAAATATGGACAGGAAGTTGTACCCATTCCTAAACTAACCTAGCACCtaatattcacttgaaaaaaatttcagagtCTAGACTTGCATAGTTTGTAGCttgatgtgttttttttttttaactttttgaaacaggttttattttattatatttttaaatttaaaatgtgagtctattttgagtaaaaagtttaattgataattcaaaagttacagtTATAATGTTCTATGTCGctggtttttttaattgccaactaaaactttcaaataaactgtaaatttttttacttggatACAAGTTATAATTacttcttaaattatttagagcTGCTCGCAGTTCATAGTCGTGGTGTTAAAATCTAACCAgcttttgataaataaattgtgtTTGATATTTTACAGATAAGACAAAagttaactaaataaataaataaatataaccatGGCGGTAAATGTTTATGCGACTAATGTGACAACAGACAACCTCAGTAGACATGATATGCTTGCATGGGTCAACGATTGTCTCCAATCATCATTCACGAAAATTGAAGAACTATGTACGGGTGCAGTTTACTGTCAGTTCATGGATATGCTTTTCCCCGGCTGTGTACCACTCAAACGAGTCAAATTCCGCACAAACTTAGAGCACGAGTACATacagaatttcaaaattctacAGGGAgcctttaaaaaaatgaatgtcgACAAGGTAAActggtttttaaattaacaaaagtatatttgttattaattattaatattaatgtagaATAACTAtcgtataaaattaattaagtatttatagtcgtaaaaataaaaaaaataaaagaacaaaaagaaaaaaaactattttgttCGGCGTGGTCAATCAGGTAATTCCAGTGGACAGACTGATAAAAGGGAGATTCCAAGacaactttgaatttttacaatggttcaaaaaattctttgacgCTAATTACGATGGGCTTGATTACGATGCATTTGAAGCACGTGGGAGAATTCCACTTGGTAACGGCGTTGATGGATGTCATAATTCATCAAATCCTCAACTGGTACCGTTACCAGCCCAACCAAGACCATCTCAAATGCATCAGAAGCCAATTCCACAACAGCGAAACATCGCACAAAGACAGCCGGGTACATTATTCCCCAATGATTATGTACTTAGTAATATTATGTGTCTGCTTAATCTGCATGATATCTTGTATTTAGATTATACTTATCACCAGGCCGCATTCTAATTACATCACAGGCTTCGAGGATGTCACTGTTGGTTTTTTGTTGCACAAACGgccacataattttttttttttttttgtaaaataattattatctagaaatgtatatattattttatttattaatttatgtaattatgtatattttatttataattttggttATATTTAGTTTTGcacattagatttttttttttgttacataaATTTACAGATCGTACCTATCGATAGGCTGATCAAAGGTCGTTTCCAAGACAACTTTGAGTTCTTGCAGTGGTTCAAGAAATTCTTTGACGCAAACTACTCCGGAAACGAAGCTT
The Microplitis mediator isolate UGA2020A chromosome 6, iyMicMedi2.1, whole genome shotgun sequence genome window above contains:
- the LOC130670636 gene encoding microtubule-associated protein RP/EB family member 1 isoform X3; this translates as MAVNVYATNVTTDNLSRHDMLAWVNDCLQSSFTKIEELCTGAVYCQFMDMLFPGCVPLKRVKFRTNLEHEYIQNFKILQGAFKKMNVDKVIPVDRLIKGRFQDNFEFLQWFKKFFDANYDGLDYDAFEARGRIPLGNGVDGCHNSSNPQLVPLPAQPRPSQMHQKPIPQQRNIAQRQPVNKIQPTRQPIKQTISTRGDNGKMDELTSQVSELKVTIDGLEKERDFYFGKLRDIELMCQETEDDQPPIVQKILDVLYATEDGFAPPEELEGDGLAPDDEEY
- the LOC130670637 gene encoding uncharacterized protein LOC130670637 isoform X2, which encodes MANPGGFLAHFIKLITTIICLRYIDDTNSIIITRAFQIFIIHSILGITASLIGKRSFREFYERISNIVEIIPFAFFSTEISRLSDVDQLLRQSLLLVLILLPIVHEMVPRKERSKMRVLINHSINLQLIIITLACIQKGSFGVITFVLSYIFNRYYAESFCDWYDVPYEDLIQYSLCFVEIFSLTTLKEL
- the LOC130670637 gene encoding uncharacterized protein LOC130670637 isoform X1, whose product is MANPGGFLAHFIKLITTIICLRYIDDTNSIIITRAFQIFIIHSILGMFRFGSTASLIGKRSFREFYERISNIVEIIPFAFFSTEISRLSDVDQLLRQSLLLVLILLPIVHEMVPRKERSKMRVLINHSINLQLIIITLACIQKGSFGVITFVLSYIFNRYYAESFCDWYDVPYEDLIQYSLCFVEIFSLTTLKEL